A stretch of Perognathus longimembris pacificus isolate PPM17 chromosome 1, ASM2315922v1, whole genome shotgun sequence DNA encodes these proteins:
- the Ntmt1 gene encoding N-terminal Xaa-Pro-Lys N-methyltransferase 1 isoform X1, giving the protein MTSELIEDETQFYSKAKTYWQQIPPTVDGMLGGYGYISNIDLSSSRKFLQRFLREGPNKTGTSCALDCGAGIGRITKRLLLPLFRVVDMVDVTEDFLAKAKTYLGEEGKRVRNYFCCGLQDFSPEPSSYDVIWIQWVIGHLTDQHLAEFLRRCQRGLRPNGIIVIKDNMAQEGVILDDVDSSVCRDLQVVRRIIHGAGLRLLAEERQENLPDEIYHVYSFALR; this is encoded by the exons ATGACGAGCGAGCTGATTGAAGATGAGACCCAATTCTACTCGAAGGCCAAGACCTACTGGCAGCAGATCCCGCCCACGGTGGACGGCATGCTTGGGGGGTATGGCTACATCTCCAACATCGACCTCAGCAGCTCCCGGAAGTTCCTGCAGAGGTTTTTGAGG GAAGGCCCAAATAAGACGGGGACGTCGTGTGCTCTGGACTGCGGCGCGGGCATCGGGAGGATCACCAAGCGGCTGCTCCTGCCGCTCTTCCGGGTGGTGGACATGGTGGACGTGACCGAGGACTTTCTGGCCAAAGCCAAAACCTacctgggggaggagggcaagCGGGTGAGGAACTACTTCTGCTGCGGGCTGCAGGACTTCAGCCCCGAGCCCAGCTCCTACGACGTCATCTGGATCCAGTGGGTGATAG GCCACCTGACGGATCAGCACCTGGCGGAGTTCCTGCGGCGCTGCCAGCGTGGCCTGCGCCCCAACGGCATCATCGTCATCAAGGACAACATGGCGCAGGAAGGCGTCATCCTGGACGACGTGGACAGCAGCGTGTGCCGCGACCTCCAGGTGGTCCGCAGGATCATCCACGGCGCCGGCCTCCGCCTCCTGGCCGAGGAGAGGCAGGAGAACCTTCCCGATGAGATCTACCACGTCTACAGCTTTGCCCTGAGATGA
- the Ntmt1 gene encoding N-terminal Xaa-Pro-Lys N-methyltransferase 1 isoform X2, which translates to MVDVTEDFLAKAKTYLGEEGKRVRNYFCCGLQDFSPEPSSYDVIWIQWVIGHLTDQHLAEFLRRCQRGLRPNGIIVIKDNMAQEGVILDDVDSSVCRDLQVVRRIIHGAGLRLLAEERQENLPDEIYHVYSFALR; encoded by the exons ATGGTGGACGTGACCGAGGACTTTCTGGCCAAAGCCAAAACCTacctgggggaggagggcaagCGGGTGAGGAACTACTTCTGCTGCGGGCTGCAGGACTTCAGCCCCGAGCCCAGCTCCTACGACGTCATCTGGATCCAGTGGGTGATAG GCCACCTGACGGATCAGCACCTGGCGGAGTTCCTGCGGCGCTGCCAGCGTGGCCTGCGCCCCAACGGCATCATCGTCATCAAGGACAACATGGCGCAGGAAGGCGTCATCCTGGACGACGTGGACAGCAGCGTGTGCCGCGACCTCCAGGTGGTCCGCAGGATCATCCACGGCGCCGGCCTCCGCCTCCTGGCCGAGGAGAGGCAGGAGAACCTTCCCGATGAGATCTACCACGTCTACAGCTTTGCCCTGAGATGA
- the Asb6 gene encoding ankyrin repeat and SOCS box protein 6, whose translation MPFLHGFRRIIFEYQPLVDAILGALGIPDPERQEPLDGPSYVASEESRILVLTELLEKKAHSPFYQEGVSNALLKMAELGLMRAADVLLRNGANLNFEDPVTYYTALHIAVLRNQPDMVELLVRHGADINRRDRIHESSPLDLASEEPERLPCLRRLLDLGADVNAADKHGKTALLHALASSDGVQVHNTDNIRLLLEGGADVKATTKDGDTVFTCIIFLLGEAVGGDKDEVSMINRFCLQVTQLLLAHGADPSECPAHESLTYICLKSFRLHLPLLRFLLESGAAYNCSLHGASCWSGFHLVFERLCAPVGCAEDESCGELLRKAETVLDLMVTNSPRLQLPTSFDIHPVGSLAAQVQALHASLRQLERHPPPLKHLCRVSIRLHLQPWPVDTKVKALPLPDRLKWYLLSAHSGVAEDDS comes from the exons ATGCCGTTCCTGCACGGCTTCCGGAGGATCATCTTCGAGTACCAGCCGCTGGTGGACGCCATCCTGGGCGCCCTGGGCATCCCGGACCCCGAGCGGCAGGAGCCCCTGGACGG gcCCAGTTATGTTGCCAGTGAGGAGAGCCGAATCCTGGTCCTCACAGAGCTTCTGGAGAAGAAGGCCCACTCCCCCTTCTACCAGGAAGGTGTGAGCAACGCCCTGCTGAAGATGGCGGAGCTGGGGCTGATGCGGGCGGCGGACGTGCTCCTGAGGAATGGAGCCAACCTCAACTTTGAAG ACCCCGTGACGTACTACACAGCCCTGCACATTGCCGTCCTGCGGAACCAGCCTGACATGGTGGAGCTGCTGGTCCGCCACGGGGCCGACATCAACCGGAGGGACCGG ATTCACGAGAGCAGCCCCCTGGATCTGGCCAGCGAGGAGCCTGAGCGCCTGCCCTGCCTGCGGCGCCTCCTGGACCTGGGGGCGGATGTCAACGCGGCTGACAAGCACG ggAAGACTGCTCTGCTGCACGCTCTGGCCAGCAGCGATGGGGTACAGGTCCACAACACGGACAACATCCGGCTCCTGCTGGAGGGAG GAGCAGACGTCAAGGCCACCACCAAAGATGGGGACACTGTGTTCACCTGCATCATCTTCCTGCTGGGCGAGGCCGTGGGCGGGGACAAGGATGAGGTGAGCATGATCAACCGCTTCTGCCTGCAAGTCACACAGCTGCTGCTGGCCCACGGGGCCGACCCCAGCGAGTGTCCAGCCCACGAGTCCCTCACCTACATCTGCCTCAAGAGCTTCAGGCTGCATCTCCCCCTGCTGCGCTTCCTCCTGGAGTCGGGGGCCGCCTACAACTGTTCTTTGCACGGTGCCAGCTGCTGGTCTGGCTTCCACCTCGTCTTCGAGCGGCTCTGCGCCCCCGTGGGCTGCGCCGAGGACGAGAGCTGTGGGGAGCTCCTGCGCAAAGCCGAGACCGTGCTGGACCTCATGGTGACCAACTCGCCAAGGCTGCAGCTGCCCACGAGCTTCGACATCCACCCCGTGGGCAGCCTGGCAGCGCAGGTGCAGGCCCTGCACGCCTCCCTGCGGCAGCTGGAGCGCCACCCGCCACCCCTCAAGCACCTGTGCCGCGTGTCCATCCGGCTACACCTGCAGCCTTGGCCCGTGGACACCAAGGTCAAAGCGCTGCCCTTGCCTGACCGGCTCAAGTGGTACCTTCTGAGCGCACACAGCGGCGTGGCCGAGGACGACAGCTGA